A single Halarcobacter anaerophilus DNA region contains:
- a CDS encoding ABC transporter ATP-binding protein: MLEIKDLNVKLKKETLLEDINLKLLSGELNIIIGPNGAGKSTFLKSLIKIVDIYKGEIFLDNRNLTKSSINELSKDIAYMAQFNQNSNLNTIDVLEISRRKHSGFTLKNKDHDLIEEIIKEFELQKFLHRNIDTLSGGERQKIFLAAAIIQEPKVLLLDEPISHLDPKNQIEMLEIIKRKTKENNFITITVLHDLQNALHYANKIIMLKNKRIIDFQDSLNVDEKMVSKLFEIPCKLFWQEGHPFSFFGHSHDELHKNRHSHKKENNDT; the protein is encoded by the coding sequence ATGTTAGAGATAAAAGATTTAAACGTAAAACTAAAAAAAGAGACTCTTTTAGAAGATATAAATTTAAAACTTCTTTCAGGTGAATTAAATATTATAATAGGACCAAACGGTGCCGGGAAAAGTACTTTTTTAAAATCTCTTATAAAGATAGTCGATATTTATAAAGGAGAGATTTTTTTAGATAATAGAAACCTAACAAAAAGTTCTATAAATGAACTTTCCAAAGATATAGCTTATATGGCTCAGTTTAATCAAAACTCAAATTTAAATACTATAGATGTTTTGGAAATTTCAAGAAGAAAACACAGTGGATTTACGCTAAAAAACAAAGACCATGATTTAATAGAAGAGATTATAAAAGAGTTTGAACTTCAAAAGTTTTTACATAGAAATATTGATACTTTAAGCGGTGGAGAAAGACAAAAAATTTTTTTGGCAGCTGCTATTATACAAGAACCCAAAGTTCTCCTTTTGGACGAACCCATTTCACATCTTGATCCTAAAAATCAAATTGAGATGTTGGAAATTATAAAAAGAAAAACAAAAGAGAACAACTTTATTACTATTACTGTTTTACATGATTTACAAAATGCTTTGCACTATGCAAATAAAATTATAATGCTGAAAAACAAAAGAATTATAGATTTTCAAGACTCTTTAAATGTAGATGAGAAGATGGTCTCCAAACTTTTTGAGATACCTTGCAAACTTTTTTGGCAAGAAGGGCATCCTTTTTCATTTTTCGGTCACAGCCATGATGAACTTCATAAAAACAGACATTCACATAAAAAGGAAAATAATGATACTTGA
- a CDS encoding Rossmann-like domain-containing protein, whose protein sequence is MILDELKEKALKSIEKNKLTLESFHLGELFTYVLVKNQNRSAKGVALTPLNEGELLEKDFNSLEEILEEKSFNPASRAIALAAINAVGQYELQEQNLDLKKDLREEGFKLILKNSQEKDKIVFIGNLRPLVKKLRENSRDVTVFCRMKVEPQNGVYNDIFEYEAVNNADIVIITGAALIGSTIDALLKFTSKAKMVMISGFSVGLNPVWLKGTGITHVASLYLDDSSKEEIEKDELENIFENRCYIQKI, encoded by the coding sequence ATGATACTTGATGAATTAAAAGAAAAAGCACTTAAAAGTATAGAAAAAAACAAATTGACTTTAGAGAGTTTTCATTTAGGAGAACTGTTTACTTATGTTTTGGTAAAAAATCAAAACAGAAGCGCAAAAGGAGTCGCTCTTACTCCACTTAACGAAGGAGAACTTTTAGAAAAAGATTTTAACTCTTTAGAAGAGATATTAGAAGAGAAAAGTTTCAATCCTGCTTCAAGGGCAATTGCCTTAGCAGCTATAAATGCCGTGGGACAATATGAGTTACAAGAACAAAATCTAGATTTAAAGAAAGATCTAAGAGAAGAAGGATTTAAACTTATTTTAAAGAACAGCCAAGAAAAAGATAAAATAGTTTTTATCGGAAATTTAAGACCTTTGGTTAAAAAATTAAGAGAAAATTCAAGAGATGTAACTGTATTTTGTAGAATGAAAGTTGAACCTCAAAACGGTGTTTACAATGATATTTTTGAATATGAAGCCGTAAACAACGCCGATATAGTGATTATAACCGGAGCAGCCTTGATAGGTTCAACTATTGATGCTTTGCTAAAATTTACTTCAAAAGCAAAAATGGTGATGATTTCAGGATTCTCCGTAGGTCTAAATCCTGTTTGGCTAAAAGGTACGGGAATAACCCATGTGGCAAGTCTATATCTGGATGATTCTTCAAAAGAAGAGATTGAGAAAGATGAATTAGAAAATATTTTTGAAAACAGATGTTATATTCAAAAAATATAG
- a CDS encoding methyl-accepting chemotaxis protein, with product MKVVSLKSKLLIPLLIGISCSFFILGFYNATNEFEAQYDLVKHDQLQISQQTSKFINEYLTSKMQVVSSVANMIENNNLTIENKVLVDKLMAGKQSGNFASMYFGLQDSGDLIRFDGTFKSVATMNYDARLRPWYKKALKIKEKGVTEPFADSNTKRLVITLFAPVEKEGKLIGVVGANIFLDTVVNEVLNLKLGEGGFAYLLSNEGKILIHKNKKLINKDSEIFKAIKTKENTKFSEAKDNGVVKLISYSKIPLSSWYLIVEIEKDTIFANIKKSIIFDIFLYIVLLAAILGFIYFVLRKLLTPLSELERGLFAFFEYLKGEKKSVQLLSIKTNDEFGNMASKINTEIQSVEKGIDQDRILIEDVKKVVNEIKEGNLDVQVVKESSNASLNELRNILNEMITVIRGNVHNNINTILLALDNYSKFDFVNDIENPKGKISKGLNGLCDIINEMLRENYKLGTTLENNAKQLLENVDILNKSSNETAASLEETSASIEEITSTIAETTENISKMAGYSNTLLQSINQGQNLAKLTVESMNEINEQTTAIAEAITVIDQIAFQTNILSLNAAVEAATAGEAGKGFAVVAQEVRNLAARSAEAAKEIKALVENATLKADTGKKNADEMIEGYTKLNENINKTTELISHVESASKEQQQGIEQINDAVANLDRRTQENASVATHTHQVSIDTSNIAKNIIDNVNQKKFRKE from the coding sequence ATGAAAGTAGTAAGTTTAAAATCAAAACTTTTAATACCTTTGCTTATTGGTATCTCTTGCTCATTTTTTATTTTGGGTTTTTATAATGCAACAAATGAGTTCGAAGCACAGTATGATTTGGTCAAACACGACCAGTTACAAATATCTCAACAAACGTCAAAGTTTATCAATGAATATTTAACATCTAAAATGCAAGTAGTATCTTCTGTTGCAAATATGATTGAAAATAACAATCTAACCATAGAAAATAAGGTTTTAGTCGATAAATTAATGGCAGGAAAACAATCGGGTAATTTTGCAAGTATGTATTTCGGTTTACAAGACAGCGGAGATTTAATAAGATTTGACGGTACTTTTAAAAGTGTTGCAACAATGAATTATGATGCAAGACTCAGACCTTGGTATAAAAAAGCTTTAAAAATTAAAGAAAAAGGCGTTACCGAACCTTTTGCCGATAGTAATACGAAAAGATTAGTAATAACTCTTTTTGCTCCTGTTGAAAAAGAAGGAAAATTAATAGGAGTTGTGGGAGCAAATATCTTTTTGGATACGGTAGTAAACGAGGTATTAAACCTAAAATTAGGAGAAGGAGGTTTTGCTTACCTTCTATCAAATGAAGGAAAAATTTTAATACATAAAAACAAAAAACTTATAAATAAAGATAGTGAAATTTTTAAAGCAATCAAAACAAAAGAGAATACAAAATTTTCAGAAGCAAAAGATAACGGAGTGGTTAAACTTATTTCATACAGTAAAATTCCTCTGTCTTCATGGTATTTGATTGTTGAAATAGAAAAAGATACTATTTTTGCAAATATTAAAAAAAGTATTATTTTTGATATTTTTCTTTATATTGTTCTTCTTGCAGCCATATTAGGTTTTATATATTTTGTATTAAGAAAATTATTGACTCCTTTAAGTGAACTTGAAAGAGGGCTTTTTGCATTTTTTGAATACTTAAAAGGTGAGAAAAAGAGTGTTCAACTATTGAGTATAAAAACAAACGATGAATTTGGAAATATGGCTTCAAAAATTAATACGGAGATTCAAAGTGTTGAAAAAGGAATTGACCAAGATAGAATACTAATTGAAGATGTAAAAAAAGTAGTAAATGAGATAAAAGAGGGGAATCTTGATGTACAAGTGGTAAAAGAATCCTCAAACGCTTCTCTTAATGAGTTAAGAAATATATTAAATGAGATGATTACAGTAATAAGAGGAAATGTTCATAACAATATAAATACTATTCTTCTAGCACTTGACAACTACTCAAAATTTGACTTTGTAAATGATATAGAAAATCCAAAAGGTAAAATTTCAAAAGGATTAAACGGTTTATGCGATATAATCAATGAAATGTTAAGGGAAAACTATAAATTGGGAACTACCTTGGAAAACAATGCAAAACAGCTTTTGGAAAATGTAGATATACTTAATAAATCATCTAATGAAACAGCTGCTTCTTTGGAAGAGACCTCTGCTTCAATTGAAGAGATTACGTCAACAATAGCCGAAACTACAGAAAATATTTCAAAAATGGCGGGATATTCAAATACTCTTCTTCAATCAATTAACCAAGGACAAAATCTTGCGAAACTAACAGTAGAATCAATGAATGAGATAAATGAACAAACAACAGCTATTGCAGAAGCAATAACGGTAATCGACCAAATAGCTTTTCAAACAAATATATTATCTTTAAATGCGGCAGTAGAAGCGGCAACGGCAGGAGAAGCAGGAAAAGGTTTTGCAGTAGTAGCCCAAGAAGTAAGAAACCTAGCAGCAAGAAGTGCGGAAGCTGCAAAAGAGATTAAAGCTTTAGTTGAAAATGCTACGCTTAAAGCCGATACAGGTAAAAAGAATGCCGATGAAATGATTGAAGGTTATACAAAATTAAATGAAAATATAAATAAAACAACAGAGCTTATCTCTCATGTTGAAAGTGCTTCAAAAGAGCAACAACAAGGAATAGAACAGATAAATGACGCAGTTGCAAATCTAGATAGAAGAACACAGGAAAATGCTAGTGTAGCAACTCATACGCACCAAGTTTCGATTGATACTTCTAATATTGCAAAAAATATTATAGATAATGTAAATCAGAAAAAATTTAGAAAAGAGTAG